The proteins below are encoded in one region of Diceros bicornis minor isolate mBicDic1 chromosome 14, mDicBic1.mat.cur, whole genome shotgun sequence:
- the PRL gene encoding prolactin, whose protein sequence is MDNKGSSLKGSLLLLLLLASNLLLCKSVASLPICPSGAVNCQVSLRDLFDRAVILSHYIHNLSSEMFNEFDKRYAQGRGFITKAINSCHTSSLSTPEDKEQAQQIHHEDLLNLVLRVLRSWNDPLYHLVAEVRGMQEAPEAILSKAIEIEEQNRRLLEGMEKIVGQVHPGIKENEVYSVWSGLPSLQMADEDSRLFAFYNLLHCLRRDSHKIDNYLKLLKCRMVYDSNC, encoded by the exons ATGGACAACAAAGGGTCATCACTGAAAG GGTCACTcctgctcctgctgctgctggcgTCAAACCTTCTCCTGTGCAAGAGCGTGGCCTCCCTGCCCATCTGCCCCAGTGGGGCTGTCAACTGCCAGGTGTCCCTCCGAGACCTGTTTGACCGCGCCGTCATCCTGTCTCACTACATCCATAACCTCTCCTCAGAAATGTTCAACGAATTT GATAAACGGTATGCCCAGGGCCGGGGGTTCATTACCAAGGCTATCAACAGCTGCCATACTTCTTCCCTCTCTACtcctgaggacaaggagcaagCCCAACAGATCCAT CATGAAGACCTTCTGAACTTGGTACTCAGAGTTTTGCGCTCCTGGAATGACCCTCTGTATCACCTAGTCGCGGAAGTGCGTGGTATGCAAGAAGCCCCAGAGGCCATCCTATCAAAAGCCATAGAGATTGAAGAGCAAAACAGACGGCTTCTAGAGGGCATGGAGAAGATAGTCGGCCAG GTTCACCCCGGAAtcaaagaaaatgaggtctacTCTGTCTGGTCGGGACTTCCATCCCTCCAGATGGCCGATGAAGACAGTCGCCTTTTTGCTTTTTATAACCTGCTCCACTGCCTCCGGAGGGATTCACATAAGATCGACAATTATCTCAAGCTCCTGAAGTGCCGAATGGTCTACGACAGCAACTGCTAA